The Henckelia pumila isolate YLH828 chromosome 2, ASM3356847v2, whole genome shotgun sequence genome includes a window with the following:
- the LOC140884096 gene encoding uncharacterized protein isoform X2 → MKAMMVKKRLFSRILERREVKVPKIKENEVLIKVCAVGVNRGDIIDVAKGVDGVCPGLECSGIIEAVGRNVNCWKIGQRVCAILEGGGYAEKVAVPASFLLPLPDNIDLDDAAGLPYASCTLLLALFKLHDPKTSEKKIVLIREGTSAIGVLAIQYAKYMGFTVIASTGVDLVLDYEASDLHRNIQCCRHRGKVVIVDLHGTKSTLIDLSILQLNHVEIKVVDLRSKDLGYKNSLIIELRTHLWAAVLQQKVVPAIKLRFPVIESQTALDILRDDDSSGKIVVCMNFEQNSGHLKMS, encoded by the exons ATGAAGGCGATGATGGTTAAAAAACGCTTGTTTTCAAGAATTTTGGAACGGCGAGAAGTGAAAGTGCCTAAAATTAAGGAGAACGAAGTGTTGATCAAGGTGTGCGCCGTTGGTGTCAATAGAGGTGACATAATTGATGTGGCTAAAGGTGTTGATGGTGTCTGCCCAGGCCTTGAATGCTCTGGAATAATTGAAGCTGTTGGAAGAAATGTCAATTGTTGGAAAATTGGACAAAGG GTTTGTGCCATTCTTGAGGGAGGTGGGTATGCTGAAAAAGTTGCTGTACCGGCAAGCTTTCTTCTTCCATTACCAGATAATATTGATTTAGATGATGCTGCTGGCCTGCCTTATGCATCATGCACCTTACTGTTAGCTTTATTCAAATTGCACGATCCCAAGACgtctgaaaaaaaaattgttttg ATTCGCGAAGGTACTAGCGCCATCGGCGTATTGGCAATACAATATGCAAAGTACATGGGCTTCACAGTTATTGCCTCCACAG gTGTTGATTTGGTTCTTGATTACGAAGCTTCCGACCTTCACAGAAATATTCAGTGCTGCCGTCACCGGGGTAAGGTTGTCATTGTGGATTTACATGGAACGAAATCTACTTTGATTGATCTCTCTATACTACAACTAAATCACGTTgaaattaaag TTGTCGATCTACGATCTAAGGATTTGGGTTACAAAAATTCTTTGATTATTGAACTGAGAACTCATTTGTGGGCTGCCGTGCTTCAACAAAAAGTTGTTCCTGCAATTAAGCTCCGTTTTCCAGTGATTGAATCTCAAACAGCTCTGGACATTTTGAGGGATGATGATAGCAGTGGAAAGATTGTTGTGTGTATGAATTTTGAGCAGAACAGTGGTCATCTTAAAATGTCCTAA
- the LOC140884096 gene encoding uncharacterized protein isoform X1, with protein MKAMMVKKRLFSRILERREVKVPKIKENEVLIKVCAVGVNRGDIIDVAKGVDGVCPGLECSGIIEAVGRNVNCWKIGQRVCAILEGGGYAEKVAVPASFLLPLPDNIDLDDAAGLPYASCTLLLALFKLHDPKTSEKKIVLIREGTSAIGVLAIQYAKYMGFTVIASTGSSDKFPICRHYGADFCLDHTSKNFVGFVTINTLSGGVDLVLDYEASDLHRNIQCCRHRGKVVIVDLHGTKSTLIDLSILQLNHVEIKVVDLRSKDLGYKNSLIIELRTHLWAAVLQQKVVPAIKLRFPVIESQTALDILRDDDSSGKIVVCMNFEQNSGHLKMS; from the exons ATGAAGGCGATGATGGTTAAAAAACGCTTGTTTTCAAGAATTTTGGAACGGCGAGAAGTGAAAGTGCCTAAAATTAAGGAGAACGAAGTGTTGATCAAGGTGTGCGCCGTTGGTGTCAATAGAGGTGACATAATTGATGTGGCTAAAGGTGTTGATGGTGTCTGCCCAGGCCTTGAATGCTCTGGAATAATTGAAGCTGTTGGAAGAAATGTCAATTGTTGGAAAATTGGACAAAGG GTTTGTGCCATTCTTGAGGGAGGTGGGTATGCTGAAAAAGTTGCTGTACCGGCAAGCTTTCTTCTTCCATTACCAGATAATATTGATTTAGATGATGCTGCTGGCCTGCCTTATGCATCATGCACCTTACTGTTAGCTTTATTCAAATTGCACGATCCCAAGACgtctgaaaaaaaaattgttttg ATTCGCGAAGGTACTAGCGCCATCGGCGTATTGGCAATACAATATGCAAAGTACATGGGCTTCACAGTTATTGCCTCCACAG GAAGTAGCGACAAGTTTCCAATTTGTCGTCATTATGGTGCTGATTTTTGTCTTGATCACACATCCAAAAACTTTGTAGGGTTTGTTACCATTAACACTTTATCTGGAG gTGTTGATTTGGTTCTTGATTACGAAGCTTCCGACCTTCACAGAAATATTCAGTGCTGCCGTCACCGGGGTAAGGTTGTCATTGTGGATTTACATGGAACGAAATCTACTTTGATTGATCTCTCTATACTACAACTAAATCACGTTgaaattaaag TTGTCGATCTACGATCTAAGGATTTGGGTTACAAAAATTCTTTGATTATTGAACTGAGAACTCATTTGTGGGCTGCCGTGCTTCAACAAAAAGTTGTTCCTGCAATTAAGCTCCGTTTTCCAGTGATTGAATCTCAAACAGCTCTGGACATTTTGAGGGATGATGATAGCAGTGGAAAGATTGTTGTGTGTATGAATTTTGAGCAGAACAGTGGTCATCTTAAAATGTCCTAA